In the genome of Perca fluviatilis chromosome 4, GENO_Pfluv_1.0, whole genome shotgun sequence, one region contains:
- the LOC120557646 gene encoding serine/threonine-protein kinase 4-like has translation MENKDKVQMRNHPRRQLKKLSEDSLTKQPEEVFDVLEKLGEGSYGCVFKAHYKETGEIVAIKQVPVESDLQEIIKEISIMQQCNSPHVVRYYGSYFKNSDLWIVMEYCGAGSVSDIIRIRNKTITEEEIATILQSTLKGLEYLHFMRKIHRDIKAGNILLNSEGQAKLADFGVAGQLTDTMAKRNTVIGTPFWMAPEVIQEIGYNCVADIWSLGITAIEMAEGKPPYADIHPMRAIFMIPTNPPPTFKNPDLWSPSFRDFVSQCLVKNPENRATATQLLQHPFIKSAKPNSVLRAMITDAMEIKLKSQEEEQREQDAEDDDNSDEDEVDQGTMVRAGAGDSGTVRAAGSLAGSLGGTARTMISHEDTGTMQSQLGTMVINSEDEDEEEAGTMKRRDETMQPAKPSFLEYFEQKEKEANSHNDGGGQNNADNRKLPGEGDFEVVNSWSVEELRLRLASLDPQMEQEIEEIRQRYQTKRQPILDAIEAKKRRQQNF, from the exons GTCGTACGGCTGTGTGTTTAAAGCCCATTATAAAGAGACGGGCGAGATCGTAGCCATCAAACAAGTTCCCGTGGAATCTGATCTTCAGGAGATCATCAAGGAAATCTCCATCATGCAGCAGTGTAACAG TCCTCACGTTGTGCGCTACTACGGCAGctacttcaaaaacagtgacctGTGGATCGTTATGGAATATTGTGGAGCCGGATCAGTTTCTGACATCATCCGAATACGCAACAAGACG ataaCAGAAGAGGAGATCGCCACCATCCTGCAGTCCACTCTGAAGGGTCTGGAGTATCTTCACTTCATGAGGAAAATCCACAGAGACATTAAAGCAGGAAACATCCTGCTGAACTCCGAGGGCCAGGCCAAACTGGCCGACTTTGGAGTTGCTGGGCAACTCACA gACACCATGGCGAAGAGAAACACGGTCATCGGCACGCCGTTCTGGATGGCTCCAGAGGTCATACAGGAGATTGGGTACAACTGCGTGGCTGACATCTGGTCCCTGGGAATAACGGCTATCGAGATGGCCGAGGGGAAGCCGCCCTACGCCGACATACATCCCATGAGG GCCATCTTCATGATTCCAACCAACCCTCCGCCAACGTTCAAGAACCCAGACCTGTGGTCTCCGTCGTTTCGAGATTTTGTCAGCCAGTGTTTGGTGAAAAACCCCGAAAACAGGGCGACGGCCACACAGCTGTTACAG CATCCGTTCATCAAGTCGGCCAAGCCCAACTCCGTCCTCCGAGCGATGATCACCGACGCCATGGAGATCAAACTGAAGAGCCAGGAGGAGGAACAGAGGGAGCAGGACGCAGAAGACGACGACAACTCG gATGAGGATGAGGTGGACCAGGGGACGATGGTGCGGGCGGGAGCGGGCGACTCGGGAACCGTCAGGGCCGCCGGCTCCTTAGCCGGTTCACTCGGCGGCACAGCTCGGACGATGATCTCACACGAGGACACGGGAACCATGCAGTCGCAGCTCGGCACCATGGTCATCAACTCGGAGGACGAGGACGAGGAAGAAGCTGGAACTATGAAAA GGAGAGACGAGACGATGCAGCCAGCCAAGCCGTCCTTCCTCGAGTACTTTGagcagaaagagaaggaggcCAACAGTCACAATGACGGAGGAGGACAAAACAACGCAGATAACCGCAAACTGCCCGGTGAAGGAGACTTTGAAGTG GTGAACTCGTGGTCGGTGGAGGAGCTGCGACTGCGCCTGGCGTCTCTGGACCCCCAGATGGAGCAGGAGATCGAGGAGATCCGCCAGCGCTACCAGACCAAGAGGCAGCCCATCCTCGACGCCATTGAAGCCAAAAAACGCCGGCAGCAGAACTTCTGA